One Cryptomeria japonica chromosome 9, Sugi_1.0, whole genome shotgun sequence genomic window carries:
- the LOC131077932 gene encoding small ribosomal subunit protein mS86 (rPPR1), with protein MAHKIYCAVKFLLSPQYFSARYLRNYPKFPDKSFPPPKPLNPKPPKRERILKPHEAMSAIRVEENPDNLVKIFKKVSDEPRFHRHRSAYAIAVKKLARAGRHDAVEEILEHEKNKIHLNSNEGFMVRIITLYGLAGMPYQAVKTFRQLPQPGVKSLNALLNAVQQTENHEQVRDLYHEIISSYNLKPNLNTFNIVIKSLCEMGISEIAFLMLDEVGKHGCSPDVEIFNTILRGFYKEGKAQDVPRVLEKMSQIGCCPDVNTFNIRVLNLCREGRSYEATELLSGMRLQGVKPNAWSYNMVINGFCKEHNLVEAYKVFQSMAGKGCDPDSQSYFSLVYYLCVEQEFEWALEVCEESFRKNWIPNVSILQMLVEGLIKVSKVAEARRFLAEVRFRVSRDRIEPLSKIEAKLFRCCSL; from the coding sequence ATGGCGCACAAAATCTACTGCGCCGTCAAGTTCCTCCTTTCGCCTCAATATTTTTCTGCTCGATATCTCCGCAACTACCCAAAATTTCCCGACAAAAGTTTCCCTCCTCCAAAGCCGTTAAATCCTAAGCCGCCGAAGCGTGAACGCATTCTGAAACCCCACGAAGCCATGAGCGCTATCAGAGTCGAAGAAAACCCCGACAACCTCGTAAAAATCTTCAAAAAGGTCTCAGATGAGCCCAGATTTCATCGACACCGTTCCGCCTACGCAATTGCCGTCAAAAAGCTCGCGCGGGCGGGACGCCACGATGCCGTCGAAGAAATTCTCGAACACGAGAAAAACAAAATCCATTTGAACTCTAACGAGGGTTTCATGGTGCGAATCATCACGCTGTACGGCCTTGCCGGAATGCCATATCAGGCCGTCAAAACTTTCCGTCAGTTGCCTCAACCGGGCGTCAAATCGCTCAACGCCCTGCTCAATGCTGTGCAACAAACAGAAAATCATGAACAGGTTCGCGATCTTTACCACGAAATTATTTCAAGTTATAACTTAAAACCTAATTTGAATACTTTTAATATTGTTATAAAATCACTGTGTGAAATGGGGATTTCTGAGATTGCTTTCTTAATGCTGGACGAGGTGGGAAAACACGGGTGTAGTCCTGATGTGGAAATATTTAATACAATTTTAAGGGGATTTTACAAGGAAGGGAAGGCTCAGGATGTTCCTAGGGTTTTGGAGAAAATGTCCCAAATTGGCTGCTGTCCTGATGTGAATACTTTCAATATTAGGGTTTTGAATTTGTGCAGAGAGGGGAGGTCATATGAGGCTACAGAGTTGTTGAGTGGTATGCGGCTACAGGGTGTGAAGCCTAACGCTTGGAGCTATAATATGGTGATCAATGGTTTCTGTAAGGAGCATAATTTGGTGGAAGCATATAAGGTTTTCCAAAGCATGGCTGGCAAGGGCTGCGATCCTGACAGTCAGAGCTATTTTTCCCTTGTTTATTACTTGTGTGTGGAGCAAGAGTTTGAGTGGGCCTTGGAAGTCTGTGAAGAGAGCTTTAGAAAGAATTGGATCCCAAACGTGTCTATTTTACAAATGCTGGTTGAGGGTCTTATCAAGGTTTCGAAGGTTGCGGAGGCAAGGAGATTTTTAGCTgaagttaggtttagggtttcaaGGGACCGGATTGAGCCTCTGAGTAAAATTGAGGCAAAGTTGTTCAGGTGCTGTAGCCTGTAA